From a single Arvicanthis niloticus isolate mArvNil1 chromosome 19, mArvNil1.pat.X, whole genome shotgun sequence genomic region:
- the LOC143435063 gene encoding uncharacterized protein LOC143435063, producing the protein MYGETNFILKITFRLQLGPADSLGELGLGDKSELLEKGSRVSRTCPQPSIDKAKKMIRFCPSFVKDPSDPEELALLSEHVFPALSTRCSKSEPGCFCGESSHYSENGWIVDWGLYLDYLRYYHRLNYAVKRGTEVFSESQRELQVSPGDDDNDNCKDIEKPEELSTWLLREKGLELETCDGGDCPDQDPAIDSARHLGCWAWLQRAFGQKKK; encoded by the exons ATGTACGGAGaaacaaactttattttaaaaatcaccttcAGACTTCAGCTTGGTCCTGCTGACAGCCTAGGGGAACTTGGCTTGGGGGACAAGTCAGAGCTACTAGAGAAGGGGTCCAGAGT GTCAAGAACTTGCCCTCAGCCTTCCATAGATAAAGCCAAGAAGATGATTCGGTTTTGTCCCAGTTTTGTCAAGGATCCATCAGATCCTGAAGAACTTGCACTGTTAAGTGAACATGTCTTCCCAGCCCTGAGTACCAGATGTTCCAAGTCTGAGCcaggttgtttctgtggagagtcaAGCCACTACTCTGAGAATGGCTGGATTGTTGATTGGGGTCTATACTTGGATTACCTGAGATACTACCACAGATTGAATTATGCCGTGAAGAGAGGCACAGAGGTCTTCAGTGAGAGTCAGAGGGAGCTACAAGTATCCCCGggagatgatgacaatgacaactGCAAAGATatagagaagccagaagaacTCTCAACATGGTTGCTCAGGGAGAAAGGGCTGGAACTTGAGACTTGTGATGGTGGAGActgccctgaccaggatcctgctATTGATAGTGCCAGGCACCTAGGCTGCTGGGCATGGCTTCAAAGGGCTTTTggccagaagaagaaatga